One window of the Streptomyces sp. TS71-3 genome contains the following:
- a CDS encoding Uma2 family endonuclease, whose product MSALTVDHSTAHGHEWDDLVRIWEETDAPEGCTVEIIEGIVTVTPPLSNAHNDIADCVQRRLYQVVPEDWGVYATQGTAFPLKDGLYVPDLVAVPRAVLRAEGGNYIPATTAELVVEITSKSNASTDRITKAAAYASAGIPLYLLIDAWAPGGPTVTLYGEPKADVYRVLTAGKFGDTIKLPEPFGLDLDTSIFPTSG is encoded by the coding sequence CTGAGCGCACTCACCGTCGACCACTCGACGGCCCACGGTCACGAGTGGGACGACCTGGTCCGTATCTGGGAGGAGACGGACGCACCCGAGGGCTGCACGGTGGAGATCATCGAGGGAATCGTCACCGTGACGCCACCGCTGTCCAACGCGCACAACGACATTGCTGACTGCGTACAGCGTCGCTTGTATCAGGTCGTTCCCGAGGATTGGGGCGTGTATGCGACGCAGGGCACCGCGTTCCCGTTGAAGGACGGGCTCTACGTGCCGGATCTGGTCGCGGTGCCACGAGCCGTGCTGCGAGCAGAAGGCGGCAACTACATCCCCGCCACCACCGCCGAACTCGTCGTCGAGATCACCTCGAAGTCCAACGCCTCCACGGACCGCATCACCAAGGCCGCCGCCTACGCCTCCGCAGGAATCCCCCTGTACCTCCTCATCGACGCCTGGGCCCCGGGCGGCCCCACCGTCACCCTCTACGGAGAGCCCAAGGCGGACGTCTACCGGGTGCTCACCGCCGGCAAGTTCGGAGACACGATCAAGCTCCCCGAACCCTTCGGCCTGGATCTCGACACCAGCATCTTCCCCACGAGCGGCTGA
- a CDS encoding STAS domain-containing protein, with amino-acid sequence MTYPPPPGLPGVDALTPAPLVLPERAGPDELARLCAVVRARLEVARGGVVVCDARAVRGAGLEAVEMLARLELAARRAGGRIRIRGAAPGLRALLALVGLRFEMERETEGGEEPGGVQERGEAGDPPL; translated from the coding sequence ATGACATACCCGCCCCCGCCCGGTCTACCCGGTGTGGATGCCCTCACCCCAGCCCCGCTGGTCCTGCCCGAGCGTGCCGGGCCCGACGAACTGGCCCGGCTCTGTGCCGTCGTGCGTGCCCGGCTGGAGGTGGCGCGGGGAGGGGTGGTCGTGTGCGATGCACGGGCGGTCCGGGGCGCGGGGCTGGAGGCCGTCGAGATGCTGGCCCGCCTTGAGCTTGCCGCGCGGCGTGCCGGGGGCCGGATCCGGATCCGGGGCGCCGCGCCCGGGCTGCGCGCGCTGTTAGCCCTGGTCGGCCTCCGCTTCGAGATGGAGCGGGAGACCGAAGGCGGGGAAGAGCCGGGCGGTGTCCAGGAACGAGGTGAGGCCGGTGATCCGCCCCTCTGA
- a CDS encoding sigma-70 family RNA polymerase sigma factor, which translates to MSDMTATTTDEADLDRRLEQYRTELTGYCYRMLGSSFEAEDAVQDTMVRAWRGYDRFEGRSSLRSWLYRIANNVCLDHLSAGNRRARPMDLTEPGAAATAVLKERPEPTWLEPVADGRVLPSSADPAQEAVARESVRLAFVAALQHLPPKQRSVLILREVLAWRAGEVAELLETSVASVNSALQRARATLAAARVKDSEPLKPMDEEQQKLLERYVRAFEGYDMKELTALLHEDAVLSMPPYDLWLRGPGEIEAWMLGKGAGCRGSRLLPTVANGTPAFGQYRRSTSGPGHDAWALQVLEMSEGRITGLTSFLDTARLFPAFGLPLHLEAEADQG; encoded by the coding sequence ATGAGCGACATGACGGCTACGACGACAGACGAGGCTGACCTCGACAGGCGCCTGGAGCAGTACCGCACGGAGCTGACGGGCTACTGCTACCGCATGCTCGGCTCGTCCTTCGAGGCGGAGGACGCGGTGCAGGACACCATGGTGCGCGCCTGGCGCGGGTACGACCGCTTCGAGGGCCGCTCCTCGCTGCGCTCCTGGCTCTACCGCATCGCGAACAACGTCTGCCTCGACCACCTCAGCGCAGGGAACCGAAGGGCCCGCCCCATGGACCTCACCGAGCCGGGGGCCGCCGCGACCGCGGTGCTCAAGGAGCGCCCGGAGCCGACCTGGCTCGAACCCGTGGCCGACGGCCGCGTGCTGCCCTCCTCGGCGGACCCCGCGCAGGAGGCGGTGGCCCGCGAGTCGGTGCGGCTGGCGTTCGTCGCGGCGCTCCAGCACCTGCCGCCGAAGCAGCGCTCCGTGCTGATCCTGCGGGAGGTGCTGGCCTGGCGGGCCGGCGAGGTCGCGGAGCTGCTGGAGACCTCGGTCGCCTCGGTGAACAGCGCCCTCCAGCGCGCCCGCGCCACCCTCGCCGCGGCCCGCGTCAAGGACAGCGAGCCCCTCAAGCCGATGGACGAGGAGCAGCAGAAGCTCCTGGAGCGCTATGTCCGCGCCTTCGAGGGCTACGACATGAAGGAGCTGACCGCGCTCCTCCACGAGGACGCCGTGCTGTCCATGCCGCCGTACGACCTGTGGCTGCGCGGCCCGGGCGAGATCGAGGCGTGGATGCTCGGCAAGGGTGCGGGCTGCCGCGGCTCGCGCCTGCTGCCCACCGTGGCGAACGGCACGCCGGCCTTCGGCCAGTACCGCCGCAGCACGAGCGGGCCGGGGCACGACGCATGGGCGTTGCAGGTCCTCGAAATGTCAGAGGGGCGGATCACCGGCCTCACCTCGTTCCTGGACACCGCCCGGCTCTTCCCCGCCTTCGGTCTCCCGCTCCATCTCGAAGCGGAGGCCGACCAGGGCTAA
- a CDS encoding MFS transporter, whose protein sequence is MPAADSGAPVAGASVSRVPERSLAHEHAVAAEPSAAHEHSVAAERSAASERSIAPERSVSPEHSASPGDGAAGGDERLAPGTPGYRRVSVALFLAGVATFAMLYSTQALLPLLSQEFGAGESTAAWTVSAATGALALAVLPLSMLSERWRHRPSGRGGGRRTVMTASLAVAVVVGLLVPFAPSIGVLVALRAAQGAALAGLPASAMAYLAEEVRPKALVAAVGLFVAGNSIGGMSGRIISGWIAQEWGWRWAVGAIGLIALVCAALFRVLLPAPRRGRAAGAGRSGGAPARGTSPAGAEAAVDARALVRAVRDHLANPLLRRLYAIGALFMMVFGGSYTVIAYRLSDAPFSLPQGLIGSVFVIYLVGTGSSAAAGRLVNRLGRRGALYLAAGTTAAGLLVSLADSLPAVLLGLVLITAGFFAGHAVASSAVSRTAQHGRAQASALYQSGYYIGSSAGSALGAIAFRAAGWSGMVALGLLAVAGVAVITLLGTRAARRHQVGGPAPSAH, encoded by the coding sequence ATGCCTGCTGCTGATTCCGGTGCGCCGGTCGCCGGCGCCTCCGTTTCCCGCGTTCCCGAGCGTTCCCTCGCTCACGAACACGCCGTCGCAGCCGAGCCTTCCGCCGCCCACGAACACTCCGTCGCCGCCGAGCGTTCCGCCGCCTCTGAACGTTCCATCGCCCCTGAGCGTTCCGTCTCTCCTGAGCACTCCGCCTCCCCCGGCGACGGCGCGGCGGGCGGTGACGAGCGGCTCGCGCCGGGCACGCCCGGGTACCGCAGGGTGAGCGTGGCGCTGTTCCTGGCGGGCGTCGCGACGTTCGCGATGCTCTACTCCACGCAGGCGCTCCTGCCGCTGCTCTCGCAGGAGTTCGGGGCGGGCGAGAGCACGGCGGCCTGGACCGTCTCGGCGGCGACCGGCGCCCTGGCGCTGGCCGTGCTGCCGCTGAGCATGCTGTCCGAGCGCTGGCGGCACCGTCCCTCGGGCCGCGGAGGCGGGCGGCGGACGGTGATGACCGCGTCCCTGGCCGTCGCGGTGGTGGTGGGACTGCTGGTGCCGTTCGCGCCGTCGATCGGGGTGCTGGTGGCGCTGCGGGCCGCGCAGGGTGCGGCGCTGGCGGGGCTGCCGGCGTCCGCCATGGCCTACCTCGCGGAGGAGGTCAGGCCGAAGGCGCTGGTCGCCGCGGTGGGGCTGTTCGTCGCGGGCAACAGCATCGGCGGCATGAGCGGCCGCATCATCTCGGGCTGGATCGCCCAGGAGTGGGGCTGGCGGTGGGCGGTCGGCGCGATCGGGCTGATCGCGCTGGTGTGCGCGGCGCTGTTCCGGGTGCTGCTGCCCGCGCCGCGGCGGGGGCGCGCCGCGGGGGCCGGGCGCTCCGGGGGCGCGCCGGCGCGCGGTACCTCCCCGGCCGGGGCCGAGGCCGCCGTCGACGCCCGGGCGCTGGTGCGTGCCGTCCGCGACCACCTGGCGAACCCCCTGCTGCGGCGGCTGTACGCCATCGGTGCGCTCTTCATGATGGTCTTCGGCGGCTCGTACACCGTCATCGCCTACCGCCTGAGCGACGCGCCGTTCTCCCTCCCGCAGGGCCTCATCGGATCCGTCTTCGTGATCTACCTGGTCGGCACGGGCTCCTCCGCGGCGGCCGGACGGCTCGTGAACCGGCTGGGCCGGCGTGGCGCGCTCTACCTGGCCGCGGGCACCACGGCGGCCGGGCTGCTGGTGTCGCTGGCGGACTCGCTGCCGGCGGTGCTGCTGGGCCTGGTCCTCATCACGGCCGGCTTCTTCGCGGGCCACGCGGTCGCGTCCTCCGCGGTCAGCCGGACGGCGCAGCACGGCCGCGCGCAGGCCTCCGCGCTGTACCAGTCGGGCTACTACATCGGCTCCAGCGCGGGCAGCGCGCTCGGCGCGATCGCCTTCCGCGCGGCGGGCTGGAGCGGCATGGTGGCCCTCGGGCTGCTGGCCGTCGCGGGCGTCGCCGTGATCACCCTCCTCGGCACGCGGGCGGCACGCCGCCACCAGGTGGGCGGCCCGGCTCCCTCGGCGCACTGA
- a CDS encoding LysR family transcriptional regulator: MTHDSRSGPRVHSTGDPEDIVTLLAPRLAQFAGVARREHVTRAAQEMRIPQSTLSRALARLERDLGVDLFTRRGRALSLTPAGRTFLASVERALGEVERAAEAVRADADPATGKVAFGFLHTMGSETVPGLIRAFRADHPGIRFSLVQNYGEAMLERLRAGELDLCLTSPVPSEPGLVATRLDEQRLHLVVPDDHRLAGRRRVRLAEAADEAFVTLEPGYGMRRIADDLCRAAGFRPRIAFEGEETETLRGLVAAGLGVALLPPPPVPRPGVAELTVSAPRAAREIGVAWLEGREDTPPVAAFKRFLLSRRDRLLPR; this comes from the coding sequence ATGACGCATGACAGCAGGTCGGGGCCGCGAGTGCACTCCACAGGTGATCCGGAAGACATCGTGACGCTGCTGGCGCCCCGGCTCGCGCAGTTCGCCGGCGTCGCGCGCAGGGAGCACGTGACCCGTGCCGCGCAGGAGATGCGGATCCCGCAGTCCACGCTCTCCCGCGCCCTCGCCCGCCTCGAACGGGACCTGGGCGTCGACCTGTTCACCCGCCGCGGCCGTGCGCTCTCGCTCACCCCGGCGGGACGCACCTTCCTGGCCTCCGTCGAGCGCGCGCTCGGGGAGGTGGAGCGCGCCGCGGAGGCCGTGCGGGCCGACGCCGACCCCGCCACGGGCAAGGTCGCCTTCGGGTTCCTGCACACCATGGGCTCCGAGACGGTGCCCGGCCTGATCAGGGCGTTCCGCGCCGACCACCCGGGGATCCGCTTCAGCCTGGTGCAGAACTACGGCGAGGCCATGCTGGAGCGGCTGCGGGCCGGGGAGCTGGACCTGTGCCTGACCTCACCGGTGCCGAGCGAGCCCGGCCTGGTCGCCACCCGGCTCGACGAGCAGCGGCTGCACCTCGTCGTGCCCGACGACCACCGGCTCGCCGGACGCAGGCGGGTCAGGCTCGCCGAGGCCGCCGACGAGGCCTTCGTGACGCTGGAGCCGGGCTACGGCATGCGGCGCATCGCGGACGACCTGTGCCGGGCGGCGGGGTTCAGGCCCCGGATCGCGTTCGAGGGGGAGGAGACGGAGACGTTGCGCGGGCTGGTCGCCGCGGGGCTGGGCGTGGCGCTGCTGCCGCCGCCCCCGGTGCCCCGCCCGGGCGTGGCCGAACTGACCGTCAGCGCCCCGCGCGCGGCCCGCGAGATCGGCGTCGCCTGGCTGGAGGGCCGCGAGGACACGCCCCCGGTGGCCGCCTTCAAACGCTTCCTGCTGTCCCGCAGGGACCGCCTGCTGCCCCGCTGA
- a CDS encoding prolyl oligopeptidase family serine peptidase, with product MAEQATPGPRLGRAIGSEPRTVGGVVLLLPRGAEVSGRRPPPLASLSLGLLGRTLVHAGRMEGLTAHVVHYRYRGWNGAQAQLAQDAFRAADECVRRYGDVPICLVGAGMGGRAALHAGGHDAVEAVVALAPWLPEDDVAASPEPVKQLSGRHVLIVHGTNDQRTDPELSFRLAARAKKANRDVCRFEVHSDGHGLRQYRSEITALTTDFALGTMFGHPFSRPVQDALAAPPPLGLRMPLASGFSGAPRRATKVR from the coding sequence ATGGCAGAGCAAGCGACGCCGGGGCCCAGGCTGGGGAGGGCGATCGGATCCGAGCCGAGAACGGTGGGGGGCGTGGTGCTGCTGCTGCCGCGCGGCGCGGAGGTCTCCGGCCGCAGGCCCCCGCCGCTCGCCTCGCTGTCCCTGGGCCTGCTCGGCCGCACGCTCGTCCACGCGGGCCGCATGGAGGGCCTGACCGCGCACGTCGTGCACTACCGCTACCGGGGCTGGAACGGCGCCCAGGCACAGCTCGCGCAGGACGCGTTCCGGGCCGCCGACGAGTGCGTGCGGCGCTACGGTGACGTGCCGATCTGCCTGGTGGGCGCCGGCATGGGCGGCCGGGCGGCGCTGCACGCGGGCGGGCACGACGCCGTCGAGGCCGTGGTGGCGCTGGCCCCCTGGCTGCCCGAGGACGACGTCGCCGCGTCCCCGGAGCCGGTCAAGCAGCTCTCGGGACGGCACGTGCTGATCGTGCACGGCACCAACGACCAGCGCACGGACCCGGAGTTGTCCTTCCGGCTGGCCGCGCGCGCGAAGAAGGCCAACCGCGACGTGTGCCGCTTCGAGGTGCACTCCGACGGGCACGGGCTGCGCCAGTACCGTTCCGAGATCACCGCGCTGACCACGGACTTCGCGCTGGGGACGATGTTCGGGCACCCGTTCTCGCGCCCGGTGCAGGACGCGCTCGCCGCGCCGCCGCCGCTCGGCCTGCGGATGCCGCTGGCCTCCGGGTTCAGCGGGGCGCCGCGGCGGGCGACGAAGGTGCGCTGA